In a single window of the Gossypium hirsutum isolate 1008001.06 chromosome D02, Gossypium_hirsutum_v2.1, whole genome shotgun sequence genome:
- the LOC107909495 gene encoding zinc finger protein NUTCRACKER, producing MLETMAEEPVSNGFMQNPVPGSNNPPVAKRKRNLPGTPDPEAEVIALSPKTLMATNRFLCEICGKGFQRDQNLQLHRRGHNLPWKLKQRTTKEVRKRVYVCPEKTCVHHHPSRALGDLTGIKKHFYRKHGEKKWKCEKCSKRYAVQSDWKAHSKTCGTREYKCDCGTLFSRRDSFITHRAFCDALAEETARVNAASSMHSLATTNFSYQLMGNPLDTGMPQHFPSIFKTISSNDETIDQTRRGFSLWMGQAPQGHDSIGKSLQEIQQFGSLNSGSMYSDPLVSTSNPPASDYQLNWVFGNKVSSGNAEDQLTSTSLPLNNNAKENGTQLVSIPSLFSTQHQSQQTPSFSMSATALLQKAAQIGATSTDTSFLGSFGTKCSNSQIQDGSKYSDLYVSNTQTTTLGRDMENMANDISTLNQLQMYPAKRRYLQNEESGGGQTRDFLGVGVQQAICHPSSINGWI from the exons ATGCTAGAGACGATGGCAGAAGAACCGGTTTCAAATGGTTTTATGCAGAATCCTGTACCTGGATCCAATAACCCTCCTGTTGCAAAGAGGAAGAGAAACCTACCAGGAACACCAG ATCCTGAAGCTGAAGTGATAGCTTTGTCCCCAAAGACTCTGATGGCAACCAACAGGTTTTTGTGTGAAATATGCGGCAAGGGTTTCCAAAGAGACCAAAACCTTCAACTCCATAGGCGAGGCCATAACCTTCCATGGAAGTTGAAGCAAAGGACTACAAAGGAAGTGAGAAAGCGGGTGTATGTGTGCCCTGAAAAGACCTGCGTCCATCACCATCCTTCCAGGGCTCTCGGGGACCTGACTGGCATAAAGAAACACTTTTATCGGAAGCACGGGGAGAAGAAGTGGAAGTGTGAGAAGTGTTCAAAGCGATACGCTGTGCAGTCAGATTGGAAAGCTCACTCAAAGACCTGCGGCACCAGGGAGTACAAATGCGATTGTGGTACTCTATTTTCAAG AAGAGATAGCTTCATCACGCATAGGGCTTTCTGTGATGCTTTGGCTGAGGAAACAGCTAGAGTAAATGCAGCTTCCAGCATGCACAGCTTGGCCACCACCAATTTCAGTTACCAACTTATGGGGAATCCATTAGATACTGGGATGCCACAACATTTTCCCTCTATCTTCAAAACAATTTCAAGCAATGATGAAACAATAGATCAAACTAGACGTGGTTTTTCCTTGTGGATGGGCCAAGCACCTCAGGGCCATGATTCAATTGGCAAAAGTCTCCAAGAGATTCAACAATTTGGTTCTTTGAATTCGGGATCCATGTACAGCGATCCCCTGGTTTCGACATCGAATCCTCCGGCATCAGATTATCAGTTAAACTGGGTGTTTGGCAATAAGGTCTCATCCGGTAATGCTGAAGATCAGCTAACCAGCACTTCACTTCCTTTGAACAATAATGCCAAGGAAAATGGAACTCAACTTGTGAGTATTCCTTCATTATTTAGCACCCAACACCAGTCTCAGCAAACCCCATCTTTCAGTATGTCTGCCACAGCTTTATTACAAAAAGCTGCCCAAATTGGTGCCACTTCAACTGACACTTCATTCCTAGGAAGCTTCGGGACCAAGTGTAGCAACAGTCAAATTCAAGATGGGAGCAAGTACAGTGATCTGTATGTGTCAAACACACAAACGACTACCCTAGGACGTGACATGGAAAATATGGCAAACGATATTTCCACGTTGAATCAATTGCAAATGTACCCTGCAAAACGCCGGTACTTGCAGAATGAAGAAAGTGGGGGAGGACAAACAAGGGATTTTTTGGGTGTGGGAGTACAGCAGGCCATCTGTCACCCATCGTCAATCAATGGATGGATATGA
- the LOC107909494 gene encoding putative methyltransferase-like protein 21E pseudogene yields the protein MKFTDSPVIQLQVRDSQLSIQQDNGSFHVGTSVWPCSLVLAKFVERWAPSSPTTTTDNPYYDLLDFHTRRRRAIELGTGCGAAGMAFHLLGLQDIILTDISPVMPALKHNLKRNKPVLGKNMKTSILYWNNKDQIRGVNPPFDVVIAADVVYIEESVGHLVGAMEALVSDDGVILLGYQLRSPEADKLFWEMCEKVFVIEKVPHQDLHPDYAYEETDVYVFRKKKNNNN from the coding sequence ATGAAATTCACGGACTCACCGGTGATACAGCTTCAAGTGCGCGATTCCCAACTCTCTATCCAACAAGACAATGGCTCCTTCCACGTTGGTACCTCCGTCTGGCCTTGTTCTTTGGTTCTAGCCAAATTCGTAGAGCGCTGGGCACCATCTTCGCCCACCACCACCACCGATAACCCTTATTACGACCTCCTTGATTTTCACACCCGCCGTCGTCGTGCCATCGAATTGGGAACTGGTTGTGGAGCTGCCGGCATGGCTTTCCACCTATTGGGTCTCCAAGACATCATCCTCACCGATATATCCCCTGTTATGCCTGCGCTCAAGCATAACCTCAAACGTAATAAACCCGTTCTGGGTAAGAACATGAAGACCTCGATTCTTTATTGGAACAACAAGGATCAGATCAGGGGCGTTAATCCTCCGTTCGATGTGGTGATCGCGGCAGATGTTGTATACATCGAGGAATCGGTGGGTCATTTAGTTGGGGCTATGGAGGCGTTAGTATCCGACGATGGGGTGATTCTGTTAGGGTACCAGCTGAGGTCACCGGAAGCGGATAAGTTGTTTTGGGAAATGTGTGAAAAGGTTTTCGTGATCGAAAAGGTTCCTCATCAGGATTTGCACCCTGATTATGCCTATGAGGAGACCGATGTTTATGTTTTCAGAAAGAAGAAGAACAATAACAATTAG
- the LOC107909493 gene encoding receptor-like protein kinase HSL1, whose translation MFLVFLLLFLNPLPYAFALNQEGLYLLQVRQSLSDPTNALSSWNRRDDTPCNWQGISCHSPTSRVQSVDLSDFQLVGPFPLFLCRLPYLRSISLANNSINSSLPLDISTCQNLTTLDLSQNLLVGSLPLSLPNIPTLENLILYGNNFSGEIPATFGQFQRLRCLNLAGNLLDATIPAILGNISTLKELDLAYNPFSPSHIPSELGNLTNLEQLFLAGCNLVGQIPSSFGRLVSLRNLDFSLNQLSGSIPSSISQLKSIEQIELYNNSLSGELPLNMGNLTTLKRFDAAMNELTGTIPTGLCGLQLESLNLYNNRLEGTLPESITVSKKLQELKLFNNKLSGPLPSQLGVNSPLQSLDVSYNQFSGEIPENLCAKGQLGDIILIFNSFSGEIPESLGKCQSLGRVRFKHNRFSGRVPDGFWGLPRVFLLELAENSFSGEISKSISSAHNLSILSISNNRFSGSLPDEIGSLETLVEMSASGNEFTGHIPLSLVKLKQLVRLDLSENEIDGRIPEGIKECMSLNELNLANNRLSGSIPGDIGSLPVLNYLDLSSNSFSGKVPIELQNLKLNVFNLSNNQLSGELPPFYAKENYKNSFLGNPGLCGDLEGLCPKISRSKNQTNMWILRSIFVLAGLVFVVGVVWFFMKYRSFKKNKKRATVTKWRSFHKIGFSEYEIADCLKEENVIGSGGSGKVYKVVLSNGDAVAVKKLSGVKKEDSLSAADMERDEFETEVEMLGKIRHKNIVRLWCCCITGDDKLLVYEYMPNGSLGDLLHSSKGGLLDWPTRYKIALDAAEGLSYLHHDCVPPIVHRDVKSNNILLDHEFGARVADFGVAKIVKGVGKGAESMSVIAGSCGYIAPEYAYTLRVNEKSDIYSFGVVILELVTGKPPTDPEFGEKDMVKWVCATYNQKGVDQVIDPRLDSTYKEEICRVLDIGILCTDALPINRLSMRKVVKLLQEAGGENKLKANQDGNLSPYYCYYEEASDQASLV comes from the exons ATGTTTCTGGTATTCTTGCTCCTATTTTTGAATCCTCTGCCTTATGCCTTTGCTCTAAACCAGGAAGGTCTGTACCTGTTGCAGGTCAGGCAAAGCCTTTCCGACCCAACCAACGCCCTCTCCTCCTGGAACCGCCGAGACGACACCCCTTGCAATTGGCAAGGTATTTCTTGCCACTCCCCCACTTCCCGTGTTCAGTCTGTCGACCTTTCTGATTTCCAGCTCGTTGGGCCTTTCCCGCTTTTCCTCTGCCGTCTCCCTTATCTTCGCTCCATCTCTCTCGCCAATAATTCCATCAACTCTTCCCTACCCCTTGATATTTCCACCTGTCAAAATCTAACCACCCTCGATCTCTCCCAGAATCTCCTTGTTGGctctctccctctctccctcCCCAATATTCCCACCCTCGAAAATCTAATCCTTTACGGGAACAACTTCTCTGGCGAAATTCCCGCGACTTTCGGACAATTCCAACGGCTCCGGTGTCTCAACTTGGCGGGAAATCTCCTCGACGCCACCATTCCTGCTATTTTGGGTAATATTTCCACTCTAAAAGAACTGGATCTCGCTTATAACCCTTTTTCTCCGTCTCATATACCGAGCGAACTAGGTAACTTAACGAACCTTGAGCAGCTTTTTCTTGCCGGCTGTAACCTCGTCGGCCAAATTCCGTCGAGTTTCGGTCGGTTGGTTAGCCTCCGAAACCTTGATTTTTCCCTTAACCAGCTCTCTGGATCCATCCCTAgttcaatttcccagttgaaaaGCATTGAGCAAATTGAGTTATATAACAACTCTCTATCAGGCGAGTTGCCGTTAAATATGGGGAATTTAACTACGTTGAAGCGATTCGACGCGGCTATGAACGAGTTAACTGGGACAATTCCAACCGGTTTATGCGGGTTACAGCTTGAGTCATTAAATCTTTATAATAACCGGCTAGAAGGGACTTTACCAGAGAGCATAACTGTGTCGAAAAAGTTGCAAGAGCTGAAACTGTTCAACAACAAACTCAGTGGACCATTGCCCAGTCAACTTGGTGTAAACTCGCCACTACAAAGTTTGGATGTCTCTTATAATCAGTTTTCTGGCGAAATTCCAGAGAATTTGTGCGCAAAGGGGCAGTTAGGGGATATTATTCTGATTTTCAATTCATTTTCGGGCGAAATTCCGGAAAGTCTAGGAAAATGCCAGAGCTTGGGCCGGGTTCGGTTCAAGCACAACCGTTTCTCGGGTCGGGTTCCAGACGGGTTCTGGGGCCTACCCAGAGTATTTTTGCTCGAGCTTGCTGAAAATTCCTTTAGTGGGGAAATTTCAAAGTCGATTTCAAGTGCTCATAATCTCTCTATTCTGTCAATTTCCAACAACCGTTTTTCCGGGTCGTTACCTGATGAAATCGGGTCTTTGGAGACACTGGTAGAGATGTCTGCTAGTGGAAACGAGTTCACCGGTCACATTCCTCTATCTTTGGTAAAACTGAAGCAGTTGGTCAGGCTTGATCTCAGTGAAAATGAGATTGATGGAAGAATCCCCGAAGGAATTAAGGAATGTATgagtttgaatgagttaaatttggcTAACAATAGGCTATCCGGTAGTATTCCTGGTGATATTGGTAGCTTGCCTGTACTTAATTATCTTGATCTTTCAAGTAACTCATTTTCCGGGAAAGTCCCAATTGAGTTGCAGAATTTAAAGCTGAACGTGTTTAATTTGTCGAATAATCAGCTTTCAGGAGAGCTCCCTCCCTTTTATGCCAAGGAAAATTACAAGAATAGCTTCTTGGGTAATCCCGGATTATGTGGTGACTTGGAAGGTCTTTGTCCGAAGATAAGTCGATCTAAGAACCAAACCAATATGTGGATTCTTAGATCCATTTTTGTACTGGCTGGCTTGGTTTTTGTTGTAGGGGTTGTTTGGTTCTTCATGAAGTACCGGAGTTtcaaaaagaacaagaaaagagCTACTGTAACGAAGTGGAGATCATTTCATAAGATCGGTTTTAGTGAATACGAGATTGCAGATTGCCTCAAGGAAGAGAATGTGATAGGAAGTGGAGGTTCTGGCAAAGTTTACAAAGTTGTGCTGAGCAATGGTGATGCGGTAGCTGTGAAGAAACTCAGTGGAGTTAAGAAAGAAGATTCTTTGAGTGCGGCCGATATGGAGAGAGATGAGTTTGAAACTGAAGTTGAAATGCTGGGAAAAATTAGACACAAGAATATAGTGAGACTGTGGTGTTGTTGCATTACAGGAGATGACAAACTTTTAGTTTATGAGTATATGCCGAATGGGAGCTTGGGGGATTTGTTGCATAGCAGCAAGGGGGGCTTGTTAGATTGGCCCACTAGGTATAAGATTGCTTTAGATGCAGCTGAGGGATTATCCTATTTGCATCATGATTGTGTTCCTCCAATTGTTCATCGGGATGTGAAATCAAACAATATATTGTTAGACCATGAATTTGGTGCCAGAGTTGCGGATTTTGGAGTTGCTAAGATTGTTAAAGGAGTCGGGAAAGGTGCTGAATCAATGTCTGTGATTGCAGGCTCGTGTGGTTACATTGCACCAG AGTATGCATATACCCTAAGAGTGAATGAGAAGAGTGATATCTACAGCTTTGGAGTTGTCATCTTAGAGTTGGTTACTGGTAAACCCCCTACCGATCCGGAGTTTGGGGAGAAAGACATGGTGAAATGGGTCTGTGCTACCTACAACCAAAAGGGAGTGGATCAGGTAATTGACCCGAGACTGGACTCTACGTACAAGGAAGAAATTTGCAGGGTACTCGATATTGGTATCCTTTGCACTGATGCTCTTCCCATTAACCGCCTGTCAATGCGGAAGGTGGTCAAATTGTTGCAAGAAGCTGGTGGGGAGAACAAACTCAAGGCCAACCAGGATGGAAACCTCTCACCGTATTACTGCTACTACGAGGAAGCCTCTGATCAAGCTAGTCTAGTCTAG
- the LOC107907823 gene encoding protein E6, with translation MASFANHIVLFFFLLLSSSVQIQARESKFFSKIFHLGAKISPLVVPTPTPAPASAPVLAPTVAPATAPANIGIQDPYYGLYGHGSGMFPPAKEGVTTSNTPTAFENDLFAEELADEKYESGYEKNNYYYNNNNNNNGYTLSSYNNNGYSGHYNTNGYNDNYNNNGYETERQGMSDTRFVEGGKYYHNMKNENYYPNGYEFSSSKGTKNEGYYGNTENSNEFNSMEEFQNKEDQYMERQEEYVP, from the coding sequence ATGGCTTCCTTTGCAAACCACATTGTTTTATTCTTCTTTCTGCTGCTTTCTTCTTCTGTCCAGATTCAAGCTAGGGAGAGCAAGTTCTTTAGCAAGATCTTCCACCTTGGGGCCAAAATTTCTCCTCTAGTGGTACCTACACCAACGCCAGCACCAGCATCGGCGCCGGTACTAGCACCGACAGTGGCACCTGCAACGGCACCGGCTAACATTGGTATCCAAGATCCTTATTATGGCCTCTATGGTCATGGCTCTGGCATGTTTCCCCCTGCAAAAGAGGGTGTCACCACTAGCAACACTCCCACCGCTTTTGAAAACGATCTTTTCGCCGAGGAACTTGCGGATGAAAAATACGAAAGCGGCTACGAGAAAAACAACTACTattacaacaacaacaacaacaacaatggcTACACTCTCAGCAGCTACAACAACAATGGCTACAGCGGGCACTACAACACCAATGGCTACAATGACAACTACAACAACAATGGGTATGAGACAGAGAGACAAGGAATGAGTGACACCAGATTTGTAGAAGGTGGTAAGTATTATCACAATATGAAGAATGAGAATTACTACCCTAATGGCTATGAGTTTTCATCAAGCAAAGGTACTAAAAATGAAGGTTACTATGGGAATACAGAGAACTCCAATGAGTTCAACTCCATGGAAGAGTTTCAGAACAAGGAAGATCAGTACATGGAGAGGCAAGAAGAGTATGTGCCTTAG